One Kitasatospora sp. MAP12-44 DNA segment encodes these proteins:
- a CDS encoding DUF4097 family beta strand repeat-containing protein, giving the protein MADGQPAADGGGTMQRRLWRTLGVLVAAVVMVIGAGEAGGLLAGQSSTVSSRYTSVTAVVLDLQEGSADVIAGSDDAVVLTPQLNWTLRRPRVEQTLDGHTLRISVSCTRILGIGEPGCSVALDLQVPAATAVTVRMTSGYGRIAGLSGALDLRGTSGELDLDRDSGPIDARLTSGRISGMRLASAGVRASTDSGQTDLAFAQPPDQLTLACDSGSVRATVPPGSTYRVSARSAGDAPRIAPLLADSGSPRTITASAGSGTVTLGFTPGD; this is encoded by the coding sequence ATGGCGGACGGGCAGCCGGCCGCGGACGGTGGCGGCACGATGCAGCGCAGGCTCTGGCGGACCCTCGGCGTGCTGGTGGCCGCGGTCGTGATGGTGATCGGCGCCGGCGAGGCCGGCGGCCTGCTCGCCGGGCAGAGCAGCACCGTGTCCAGCCGCTACACCTCGGTCACCGCGGTGGTGCTGGACCTCCAGGAGGGCTCGGCCGATGTCATCGCCGGCTCCGACGACGCGGTGGTGCTGACCCCGCAGCTCAACTGGACACTGCGCCGCCCCAGGGTCGAGCAGACCCTGGACGGGCACACGCTGCGGATCAGCGTGAGCTGCACGCGGATCCTCGGGATCGGCGAACCGGGCTGCAGCGTCGCGCTGGATCTCCAGGTGCCCGCGGCGACGGCGGTGACGGTGCGGATGACCTCGGGCTACGGCCGGATCGCCGGGCTGAGCGGCGCGCTCGACCTGCGGGGCACCTCGGGGGAGCTGGACCTGGACCGGGACTCCGGCCCGATCGACGCGCGGCTCACCAGCGGCCGGATCAGCGGGATGCGGCTGGCCTCGGCCGGCGTCCGGGCCTCGACGGACTCGGGGCAGACGGACCTCGCCTTCGCGCAGCCGCCGGACCAGCTCACCCTGGCGTGCGACTCCGGCTCGGTGCGGGCCACCGTCCCGCCCGGCTCGACATACCGGGTCAGCGCCCGCAGCGCCGGGGACGCCCCGCGGATCGCCCCACTGCTGGCGGACTCGGGCTCGCCGCGCACGATCACGGCGAGCGCCGGTTCCGGCACCGTGACCCTCGGCTTCACCCCGGGCGACTGA
- a CDS encoding response regulator transcription factor, giving the protein MRAVIAEDSVLLRVGLVKVLEAVGYEVVAAVGDAQALLVAVEEHAPQVVVVDVRMPPDYTDEGVRAALMIRRQWPEVAVLLLSQYVEERYAADLLSTNTSGVGYLLKERVANVDDFVDALQRVAAGGTALDPEVVAQLLVRRHRDPLERLTPREREVLGLMAEGHSNAAIARSLVVSDSAVAKHINSIFGKLDLPAADDTHRRVLAVLRFLGEG; this is encoded by the coding sequence GTGCGAGCTGTGATCGCCGAGGACTCGGTCCTCCTGAGGGTCGGCCTGGTCAAGGTCCTCGAGGCGGTGGGCTACGAGGTGGTGGCCGCGGTCGGCGACGCGCAGGCGCTGCTCGTCGCGGTGGAGGAGCACGCGCCGCAGGTCGTGGTGGTGGACGTCCGGATGCCGCCGGACTACACCGACGAGGGGGTCAGGGCCGCCCTGATGATCCGCCGGCAGTGGCCGGAGGTGGCCGTACTGCTGCTCTCGCAGTATGTGGAGGAGCGCTACGCGGCCGACCTGCTCTCCACCAACACCAGCGGGGTGGGCTACCTGCTCAAGGAGCGGGTCGCCAATGTGGACGACTTCGTGGACGCCCTGCAGCGCGTCGCGGCCGGCGGCACGGCGCTGGACCCGGAGGTCGTCGCCCAACTGCTGGTCCGCCGGCACCGGGACCCGTTGGAGCGGCTGACACCGCGCGAGCGCGAGGTGCTGGGCCTGATGGCCGAGGGGCACTCCAACGCGGCGATCGCCCGCTCGCTGGTGGTGAGCGACAGCGCGGTGGCCAAACACATCAACAGCATCTTCGGCAAGCTCGACCTGCCCGCCGCGGACGACACCCACCGCCGGGTGCTGGCCGTGCTGCGCTTCCTGGGCGAGGGCTAG
- a CDS encoding sensor histidine kinase — protein MPTVSRLRDWFARQPGFAARSRPWTRLGPAPWSAAAGRECLLLAAGVPFALPVLAILTTPVLSVPLLVLLMLCLGALTAVQRSRFRVLAGLDIPARRSVPTGGLLRSPLGWLRTESTWRQAFYHFVVGPLLAAAGVCVLLLWGAGGLLATVLGWAWMTPFGNSVHGIGWETYDSWLTLIGLALLTAAPWLAGQVNQVDRTAAAALLGPNRARELERRVEDLAESRAGVVDAADAERRRIERDLHDGAQQRLVSLAMNLGLARKTLKDVPPEVMRVIVEAHEEAQAAIVELRDLVRGLHPVVLEDRGLDAALSGIAARAPVPVRLDVHLPERVSPTVEAVAYFVVSEALANVAKHARASRVDLAVRRSGPLLRIVITDDGVGGADPAKGTGLTGLRKRAASVDGVLSITSPLGGPTTITVELPCEL, from the coding sequence ATGCCCACCGTCAGCAGGCTGCGCGACTGGTTCGCGAGGCAGCCCGGATTCGCCGCGCGCTCCCGGCCCTGGACGCGCCTCGGTCCCGCGCCCTGGTCGGCGGCCGCGGGGCGGGAGTGCCTGCTGCTGGCCGCCGGGGTGCCGTTCGCGCTGCCGGTGCTGGCGATCCTGACGACGCCGGTGCTGAGTGTGCCGCTCCTCGTGCTGCTGATGCTCTGCCTGGGAGCGCTGACGGCGGTTCAGCGCAGCCGGTTCCGGGTGCTCGCCGGCCTGGACATCCCCGCCCGCCGGTCCGTACCGACCGGCGGCCTGCTGCGCAGTCCGCTGGGGTGGCTGCGCACCGAGTCGACCTGGCGCCAGGCGTTCTACCACTTCGTGGTCGGGCCGCTGCTGGCCGCCGCCGGGGTGTGCGTGCTGCTCCTCTGGGGAGCGGGCGGGCTGCTGGCCACGGTGCTGGGCTGGGCCTGGATGACGCCGTTCGGCAACTCCGTCCACGGGATCGGCTGGGAAACCTACGACAGCTGGCTCACCCTGATCGGCCTGGCCCTGCTGACCGCCGCGCCCTGGCTGGCCGGCCAGGTCAACCAGGTGGACCGGACGGCCGCCGCCGCGCTGCTCGGCCCCAACCGCGCCCGCGAGCTGGAGCGCCGGGTGGAGGACCTCGCCGAGAGCCGGGCCGGCGTGGTCGACGCCGCCGACGCCGAGCGCCGCCGGATCGAGCGGGATCTGCACGATGGCGCCCAGCAGCGGCTGGTCTCGCTGGCGATGAACCTGGGCCTGGCCCGCAAGACGCTCAAGGACGTGCCGCCGGAGGTGATGCGGGTGATCGTCGAGGCGCACGAGGAGGCGCAGGCCGCCATCGTCGAGCTGCGCGACCTGGTCCGCGGGCTGCACCCGGTGGTGCTGGAGGACCGCGGCCTGGACGCCGCGCTCTCCGGCATCGCCGCCCGCGCGCCGGTGCCGGTGCGGCTGGACGTCCACCTGCCCGAGCGCGTCTCGCCGACCGTCGAGGCGGTGGCGTACTTCGTGGTCTCCGAGGCGCTGGCCAACGTCGCCAAGCACGCCCGGGCCTCCCGGGTGGACCTGGCGGTCCGCCGCTCCGGCCCGCTGCTGCGGATCGTCATCACCGACGACGGGGTGGGCGGCGCCGACCCCGCCAAGGGCACCGGGCTGACCGGGCTGCGCAAGCGCGCCGCCTCGGTCGACGGCGTCCTCTCCATAACCAGCCCCCTCGGGGGTCCCACCACCATCACCGTGGAGTTGCCGTGCGAGCTGTGA
- a CDS encoding NADAR family protein: MTTTTPLTPPETRSREELAALVAAGARPKYLLFWGHRPERDGGIGPGSLSQWWPAAFVVDGVRYATAEHWMMAGKARLFGDAELVPRILAARTPAEAKKLGRLVRGFDDRRWDEARFELVVAGNVAKFGQDEALLGYLLGTGQRVLVEASPVDRIWGIGLAADSELAIDPARWRGLNLLGFALMEARKQLAE; the protein is encoded by the coding sequence ATGACGACGACCACGCCGCTGACACCGCCCGAGACGCGCTCACGCGAGGAGCTCGCCGCGCTGGTCGCGGCGGGGGCGCGCCCCAAGTACCTGCTGTTCTGGGGGCATCGGCCGGAGCGGGACGGCGGGATCGGGCCCGGGTCGCTGAGCCAGTGGTGGCCGGCCGCCTTCGTGGTCGACGGGGTGCGCTACGCCACCGCCGAGCACTGGATGATGGCGGGCAAGGCCCGGCTGTTCGGTGACGCGGAGCTCGTGCCGCGGATCCTGGCCGCGCGCACGCCCGCCGAGGCCAAGAAGCTCGGCCGCCTGGTGCGCGGCTTCGACGACCGGCGCTGGGACGAGGCGCGCTTCGAGCTGGTGGTGGCGGGCAACGTCGCCAAGTTCGGGCAGGACGAGGCGCTGCTCGGCTATCTGCTGGGCACCGGCCAGCGCGTCCTGGTGGAGGCCAGCCCGGTGGACCGGATCTGGGGCATCGGTCTTGCGGCCGACAGCGAGCTCGCCATCGATCCGGCGCGCTGGCGCGGGTTGAACCTGCTGGGCTTCGCGCTGATGGAGGCCCGCAAGCAGCTCGCCGAGTGA
- a CDS encoding glycine--tRNA ligase — protein sequence MAADKIDTIVSLSKRRGFVYPCSEIYGGTRAAWDYGPLGVELKENIKRQWWRSVVTAREDVVGIDSSVILAREVWEASGHVATFNDPLTECTSCHKRYRADHLEEAYEAKHGKPPVNGLADLNCPHCGTKGAFTEPKEFSGMLKTHLGVTEDASGLAYLRPETAQGIFTNFKAVQTTSRKKPPFGIAQTGKSFRNEITPGNFIFRTREFEQMEMEFFVKPGEDEQWHDYWLQQRWDWYVDLGLRTENMRFFEHPKEKLSHYAKRTVDIEYRFNFGGSEFSELEGVANRTDYDLTVHSEHSGQDLKYFDQESGERYFPYVIEPAAGLNRAMLAFLIDAYFEDEAPNAKGVMEKRVGMRLDPRLAPVKVAVLPLSRNADLSPKARGLAADLRTAWNVEFDDAGAIGKRYRRQDEIGTPFCVTVDFDTLEDNAVTIRDRDTMAQERVSLDQVKSYLGARLIGC from the coding sequence GTGGCCGCCGACAAGATCGACACGATCGTCAGCCTGAGCAAGCGCCGTGGCTTCGTCTACCCCTGCAGCGAGATCTACGGCGGTACGCGCGCCGCGTGGGACTACGGACCGCTCGGCGTGGAGCTCAAGGAGAACATCAAGCGCCAGTGGTGGCGTTCGGTGGTCACCGCTCGGGAGGACGTCGTCGGGATCGACTCGTCGGTGATCCTGGCCCGCGAGGTCTGGGAGGCCTCCGGCCACGTCGCGACCTTCAACGACCCGCTGACCGAGTGCACCTCCTGCCACAAGCGCTACCGCGCCGACCACCTGGAGGAGGCGTACGAGGCCAAGCACGGCAAGCCGCCGGTCAACGGCCTCGCCGACCTCAACTGCCCGCACTGCGGCACCAAGGGCGCCTTCACCGAGCCCAAGGAGTTCTCGGGCATGCTGAAGACGCACCTCGGGGTCACCGAGGATGCCTCCGGCCTGGCCTACCTGCGCCCCGAGACGGCACAGGGCATCTTCACCAACTTCAAGGCCGTGCAGACCACTTCGCGCAAGAAGCCGCCGTTCGGCATCGCCCAGACCGGCAAGAGCTTCCGCAACGAGATCACGCCCGGCAACTTCATCTTCCGCACCCGCGAGTTCGAGCAGATGGAGATGGAGTTCTTCGTCAAGCCGGGCGAGGACGAGCAGTGGCACGACTACTGGCTCCAGCAGCGCTGGGACTGGTACGTCGACCTCGGCCTGCGGACCGAGAACATGCGCTTCTTCGAGCACCCGAAGGAGAAGCTCTCGCACTACGCCAAGCGCACGGTGGACATCGAGTACCGCTTCAACTTCGGCGGCAGCGAGTTCTCCGAGCTGGAGGGCGTGGCCAACCGCACCGACTACGACCTGACCGTGCACAGCGAGCACTCCGGCCAGGACCTCAAGTACTTCGACCAGGAGTCCGGCGAGCGGTACTTCCCGTACGTCATCGAGCCGGCAGCGGGCCTCAACCGCGCGATGCTGGCCTTCCTGATCGACGCCTACTTCGAGGACGAGGCGCCCAACGCCAAGGGCGTCATGGAGAAGCGCGTCGGCATGCGGCTGGACCCGCGGCTCGCGCCGGTCAAGGTCGCGGTGCTGCCGCTGTCGCGCAACGCCGACCTCTCGCCGAAGGCCCGCGGCCTGGCCGCCGACCTGCGCACCGCCTGGAACGTCGAGTTCGACGACGCCGGCGCGATCGGCAAGCGCTACCGCCGCCAGGACGAGATCGGCACGCCGTTCTGCGTCACGGTCGACTTCGACACCCTCGAGGACAACGCGGTCACCATCCGCGACCGCGACACCATGGCGCAGGAGCGGGTCTCGCTCGACCAGGTCAAGTCCTACCTGGGCGCCCGCCTGATCGGCTGCTGA
- a CDS encoding Fur family transcriptional regulator, translating into MTTAGPSPRARSTRQRAAVSAALDEIEDFRSAQELHDMLKHRGDSVGLTTVYRTLQSLADAGEVDVLRTSDGEAVYRRCSSGHHHHLVCRSCGSTVEVEGPAVERWANAIAAEHGFSDIAHTLEIFGTCGDCAAKQQSA; encoded by the coding sequence GTGACCACCGCAGGCCCGTCGCCACGCGCCCGATCCACCCGGCAGCGCGCCGCCGTCTCCGCTGCGCTGGATGAGATCGAGGACTTCCGCAGCGCGCAGGAACTGCACGACATGCTCAAGCACCGGGGCGACTCGGTCGGCTTGACCACCGTCTACCGCACGCTGCAGTCGCTCGCCGACGCCGGCGAGGTGGACGTGCTGCGCACCTCGGACGGCGAGGCGGTCTACCGCCGGTGCAGCAGCGGACACCACCACCACCTGGTCTGCCGCAGCTGCGGCAGCACGGTGGAGGTGGAGGGCCCGGCCGTCGAGCGCTGGGCCAACGCCATCGCGGCCGAGCACGGGTTCAGCGATATCGCGCACACGCTGGAGATCTTCGGCACCTGCGGCGACTGCGCCGCCAAGCAGCAGTCGGCCTGA
- a CDS encoding isoprenyl transferase, translating into MAARRLFGGSKQREYLPPTPHPSGARPPKLPGELVPGHVAIVMDGNGRWAKERGLPRTEGHKVGESVVLDVLRGAIEIGVKNVSLFAFSTENWKRSPDEVKFLMNFNRDVIRRRRDELGAMGVRIRWAGRMPKLWKSVVQELQVAEEQTKGNDAVTLYMCVNYGGRAEIADAAAAMAADVAAGRLDPKKVNEKTFARYMYHPDMPDVDLLLRPSGEQRTSNFLLWQSAYAEFVFQDVLWPDFDRRDLWNACEQFAMRDRRFGGALPNDATTAEVPPQR; encoded by the coding sequence ATGGCAGCGCGACGGCTCTTCGGCGGCAGCAAGCAGCGGGAGTACCTCCCCCCGACCCCGCACCCGAGCGGCGCCCGGCCGCCGAAGCTCCCCGGGGAACTGGTGCCCGGCCACGTGGCGATCGTGATGGACGGCAACGGCCGGTGGGCCAAGGAGCGCGGCCTGCCCCGCACCGAGGGCCACAAGGTCGGCGAGAGCGTGGTGCTCGACGTGCTCAGGGGCGCGATCGAGATCGGCGTGAAGAACGTCTCGCTCTTCGCGTTCTCCACCGAGAACTGGAAGCGCTCGCCGGACGAGGTGAAGTTCCTGATGAACTTCAACCGGGACGTCATCCGCCGCCGCCGCGACGAGCTGGGCGCGATGGGCGTGCGGATCCGCTGGGCCGGCCGGATGCCCAAGCTCTGGAAGAGCGTGGTCCAGGAGCTCCAGGTGGCCGAGGAGCAGACCAAGGGCAACGACGCCGTCACGCTCTACATGTGCGTCAACTACGGCGGCCGGGCCGAGATCGCGGACGCCGCGGCGGCGATGGCGGCCGACGTGGCAGCCGGCCGGCTCGACCCCAAGAAGGTCAACGAGAAGACCTTCGCCCGCTACATGTACCACCCCGACATGCCCGACGTGGACCTGCTGCTGCGCCCCAGCGGTGAGCAGCGCACCTCCAACTTCCTGCTCTGGCAGTCCGCCTACGCGGAGTTCGTGTTCCAGGACGTGCTCTGGCCGGACTTCGACCGGCGCGATCTGTGGAACGCCTGCGAGCAGTTCGCGATGCGGGACCGCCGCTTCGGCGGGGCGCTGCCGAACGACGCGACCACCGCCGAGGTGCCGCCGCAGCGCTGA
- the recO gene encoding DNA repair protein RecO, producing the protein MSLVRDDGVVLRAQKLGEADRIITLLTRQHGKVRAVARGVRKTKSKFGARLEPFSHVDVQFFSRGSELVGRSLPLCTQVETIAPYGGSIVTDYGRYTAGTAMLETAERFAENEGEPAVQQYLLLVGGLRTLAAGAHEAHLVLDAFLLRSLAVNGYGASFTNCAKCGLDGPNRFFSLQAGGVLCADCRVPGCAVPSPETLVLLGALLSGDWQTADTCEPRYWREGSGLVAAYLQWHLERGIRSMRYVEK; encoded by the coding sequence ATGAGCCTGGTGCGCGATGACGGTGTCGTGCTGCGGGCCCAGAAGCTCGGCGAGGCCGACCGGATCATCACCCTGCTCACCCGCCAGCACGGCAAGGTCCGGGCGGTCGCCCGCGGGGTGCGCAAGACCAAGTCGAAGTTCGGCGCCCGGCTGGAGCCGTTCTCCCACGTCGACGTGCAGTTCTTCAGCCGCGGCAGCGAGTTGGTGGGCCGCTCGCTGCCGCTCTGCACCCAGGTCGAGACCATCGCGCCGTACGGCGGCAGCATCGTCACCGACTACGGCCGCTACACCGCCGGGACGGCCATGCTGGAGACGGCGGAACGTTTCGCCGAGAACGAGGGCGAGCCCGCCGTCCAGCAGTACCTGCTGCTGGTCGGCGGACTGCGGACGCTCGCGGCCGGAGCGCACGAGGCGCATCTCGTCCTGGACGCCTTCCTGCTGCGCTCGCTGGCCGTCAACGGCTACGGCGCCAGCTTCACCAACTGCGCCAAGTGCGGCCTGGACGGCCCCAACCGGTTCTTCTCGCTGCAGGCCGGCGGTGTGCTGTGCGCGGACTGCCGTGTGCCTGGCTGTGCCGTACCCTCCCCTGAGACACTGGTCCTGCTCGGCGCGCTGCTGTCCGGCGACTGGCAGACGGCCGACACCTGTGAACCGAGGTACTGGCGGGAGGGCAGCGGCCTGGTCGCCGCCTACCTGCAGTGGCACCTCGAGCGGGGCATCCGCTCGATGAGATACGTGGAGAAGTGA
- a CDS encoding TerB family tellurite resistance protein, which translates to MTRLWGVRPRWRTDVLGDFFCPGCGGDRNYRRQHGRRWLRLFGSPLLPLGPVIGSVQCTSCQGRYGLESLEQPTSVRLTAMLRDAQYTVALAVLAAGGTGTAAARSEACAVIKAAGFEDCGEAQVLAALAALSGCDDGEPVDVPGLGGGLAVELHAALEPLAPHLAQQGLERLLLQGAWIALADGRYLPQEREVLATVGGCLRLGEDTIRRLLEAATRTPR; encoded by the coding sequence GTGACACGGTTGTGGGGTGTTCGCCCGAGGTGGCGGACGGATGTGCTCGGCGACTTCTTCTGCCCAGGCTGCGGTGGAGACCGCAACTACCGCCGGCAGCACGGCCGGCGGTGGCTGCGGTTGTTCGGCTCACCGCTGCTGCCGCTGGGCCCGGTGATCGGCAGCGTCCAGTGCACCTCCTGTCAGGGCCGCTACGGCCTGGAGAGCCTGGAGCAGCCCACCAGCGTGCGGCTCACCGCCATGCTCCGCGACGCGCAGTACACGGTCGCGCTGGCCGTGCTCGCGGCCGGCGGCACCGGCACCGCCGCCGCGCGCAGCGAGGCCTGCGCCGTGATCAAGGCGGCCGGCTTCGAGGACTGCGGCGAGGCCCAGGTGCTGGCCGCACTCGCCGCGCTCTCCGGCTGCGACGACGGCGAGCCGGTCGACGTGCCCGGCCTCGGCGGCGGGCTGGCCGTCGAACTGCACGCGGCGCTCGAACCGTTGGCCCCGCACCTGGCCCAGCAGGGCCTGGAGCGCCTGCTGTTGCAGGGTGCCTGGATCGCGCTGGCCGACGGCCGCTACCTCCCGCAGGAGCGCGAGGTGCTGGCCACCGTCGGCGGGTGCCTGCGGCTCGGCGAGGACACCATCCGCCGACTGCTGGAAGCCGCCACCCGCACCCCGAGGTAG
- the leuA gene encoding 2-isopropylmalate synthase produces MTEQSSIARAFVDRPTPITAAGVRQQPSGMPFERYVPFGTVDLPDRTWPSQVITKAPRWLSTDLRDGNQALIDPMSPARKRKMFDLLVRLGYKEIEVGFPSSGATDFDFVRSLITEGAIPEDVTISVLTQAREDLIERTVESLVGAPRATVHLYNATSPLFRRVVFRGSREDIKAIAVDGTRLVMEYAEKILRDDTVFGYQYSPEIFIDTELDFALEVCEGVMDVWQPGEGREIILNLPTTVERSTPNVYADKIEWMSRNLSRREFIALSTHPHNDRGTGVASAELAVMAGADRVEGCLFGQGERTGNLDLVNVGMNLFSQGVDPMIDFSDIDEIRRTYEYCNQMVVPERHPYAGDLVYTSFSGSHQDAIKKGFDALEADAAAAGVPVGSYTWGVPYLPIDPKDVGRSYEAVIRVNSQSGKGGIAYVLKNDHKLDLPRRMQIEFSRIIQAKTDAEGGEVTPADIWAVFQDEYLPTPQNPWGRIALRGEQSLTTADGRDTLSTAAVLDGVETTLAGTGNGPVSAFADALARIGVDVRVLDYAEHALSQGGDAQAAAYVECAVGDQVLWGVGIDANTVRASLKAIISAVNRASRR; encoded by the coding sequence ATGACTGAGCAGTCCTCCATCGCTCGCGCGTTCGTCGACCGGCCCACTCCGATCACCGCGGCCGGCGTCCGCCAGCAGCCGTCCGGGATGCCGTTCGAGCGCTACGTGCCGTTCGGCACCGTCGACCTGCCGGACCGCACGTGGCCGAGCCAGGTGATCACCAAGGCGCCGCGCTGGCTGTCCACCGACCTGCGGGACGGCAACCAGGCGCTGATCGACCCGATGTCGCCGGCCCGCAAGCGCAAGATGTTCGACCTGCTGGTCCGGCTGGGCTACAAGGAGATCGAGGTCGGCTTCCCGTCCTCCGGCGCCACCGACTTCGACTTCGTCCGCTCGCTGATCACCGAGGGCGCGATCCCCGAGGACGTCACCATCTCGGTGCTGACGCAGGCCCGTGAGGACCTGATCGAGCGCACCGTGGAGTCCCTGGTCGGCGCCCCGCGCGCCACCGTGCACCTGTACAACGCCACCTCGCCGCTGTTCCGCCGGGTGGTCTTCCGGGGCAGCCGGGAGGACATCAAGGCGATCGCGGTGGACGGCACCCGGCTGGTCATGGAGTACGCCGAGAAGATCCTGCGCGACGACACCGTCTTCGGCTACCAGTACTCGCCGGAGATCTTCATCGACACCGAGCTGGACTTCGCCCTGGAGGTCTGCGAGGGCGTGATGGACGTCTGGCAGCCCGGCGAGGGCCGCGAGATCATCCTGAACCTGCCCACCACGGTGGAGCGTTCGACCCCCAACGTGTACGCCGACAAGATCGAGTGGATGTCGCGCAACCTGTCGCGCCGCGAGTTCATCGCGCTGTCCACCCACCCGCACAACGACCGCGGCACCGGCGTCGCCTCCGCCGAGCTGGCCGTGATGGCCGGCGCCGACCGGGTCGAGGGCTGCCTGTTCGGTCAGGGTGAGCGAACCGGCAATCTGGATCTGGTCAACGTGGGGATGAACCTGTTCTCGCAGGGCGTCGACCCGATGATCGATTTCTCGGACATCGACGAGATCCGCCGCACGTACGAGTACTGCAACCAGATGGTCGTACCGGAGCGCCACCCGTACGCCGGCGACCTGGTCTACACGTCCTTCTCCGGCTCGCACCAGGACGCCATCAAGAAGGGCTTCGACGCCCTGGAGGCCGACGCGGCCGCGGCGGGCGTGCCGGTCGGCTCCTACACCTGGGGCGTGCCGTACCTGCCGATCGACCCGAAGGACGTCGGCCGCAGCTACGAGGCCGTCATCCGGGTCAACAGCCAGTCCGGCAAGGGCGGGATCGCCTACGTCCTGAAGAACGACCACAAGCTGGACCTGCCGCGCCGGATGCAGATCGAGTTCTCGAGGATCATCCAGGCCAAGACCGACGCCGAGGGCGGCGAGGTCACCCCGGCCGACATCTGGGCGGTCTTCCAGGACGAGTACCTGCCCACCCCGCAGAACCCGTGGGGCCGGATCGCGCTGCGCGGCGAGCAGAGCCTGACCACCGCGGACGGCCGCGACACGCTGTCCACCGCCGCCGTGCTGGACGGCGTCGAGACCACGCTGGCGGGCACCGGCAACGGCCCGGTCTCCGCGTTCGCCGACGCGCTGGCCCGGATCGGCGTCGACGTCCGGGTCCTGGACTACGCCGAGCACGCGCTGAGCCAGGGCGGCGACGCCCAGGCGGCCGCCTACGTCGAGTGCGCGGTGGGCGACCAGGTGCTGTGGGGCGTCGGGATCGACGCCAACACCGTGCGCGCCTCGCTGAAGGCGATCATCAGCGCCGTCAACCGGGCCAGCCGCCGCTGA
- a CDS encoding protealysin inhibitor emfourin: MRIQVTRTGGLARHTTRAELDTAERLDAPHVHALAREAVAGAARIASYGVPDGYHYEIVVDGRAVHCADPKLTDSQHELVSLVLRQGVPRG; this comes from the coding sequence ATGCGTATACAGGTGACCAGGACCGGCGGCCTCGCGAGGCACACCACACGAGCCGAGCTGGACACCGCCGAGCGGCTCGACGCCCCGCATGTGCACGCGCTCGCCCGCGAGGCCGTCGCCGGCGCCGCCCGCATCGCGTCCTACGGCGTGCCGGACGGCTATCACTACGAGATCGTCGTGGACGGCCGGGCGGTCCACTGCGCGGACCCGAAACTGACCGACTCCCAGCACGAGTTGGTCTCCCTGGTGCTGCGCCAGGGGGTCCCGCGCGGCTGA